The sequence below is a genomic window from Nitrospirota bacterium.
CGCCCTTGACCGCCCGCATCCCCAGGGTGCCGTCCGTCCCGGCGCCGGAGAGGATGACCCCTATGGCGAAGTCCTTCATGTCCGCGGCCAGCGAGCGGAGAAAGCGGTCTATGGGTTGGGGCGGGCGTCCATCTCCCTCCACCGGGGGAAAGAGGTAGAGCACGCCGTCCTTTATCTCCAGCTCCCTGTCCGGGGGGTTCAGGTAGACGTGGTCGGGCTCTACCTTCATCCCGTCCCTGGCCTGGGCCACGGGCATGGCCGTGTACTTCTGGAGGATGCTGTCCATGATGCTCTCCTTCCCCCGGGCCAGGTGCTGCACAACCACGTAGGCCGCCCTGTCTTCGGAGGGGACGTGCCCGAAGAAGCGCTCCAGGGCCCCCAGCCCCCCGGCCGAGGCCCCTATGCCCACGACATAGAAATCGCCCATTGACCCGACCTCCCCAGAGCGAGACGCGGCAGGTTCATCTTTATGTTAGCGCTCTTCAGGAAAATATACAATGCCCTTAAGGGAAAATATGCATGCACAGGCCGGGCGTGCGCAGAAGGGAAAGGCCTTGCCACCAGGGCAAGAAGCTCAGAAAGGAGGGCTCAAAGAAGGCGGCTCAGCCGGGGGTGCCGGAGAGAGGCTGACCGTCCGGCGAGAGGGAGACTTTTTCAGGCCGCGGGCCTCTCCATCCATCTGACCGGGAATACCATCCTCAGCGTGGTGCCCTTTCCGGGCTCGCTCTGCACCTCTATCTCCCCGAAGTGCTCCGAAACTATCTGCTTTACCATGGGCAGCCCCAGGCCGTACCTCAACCGCTTGGTGCTGAAGAACGGGTCGAATATCTTCTCCACGTCCGCCTTCGGTATTCCCGCGCCGGTGTCGGAAACGGCCAGTACAACGCTGTCCTTGTCGCCCGAGGTCGTAACGGTTATCGTTCCCCCTTCCGGCGTGGCGTCGATGGCGTTTCTTATGACGTGCAGTATCGCCACCCTTAGGAGGTTTTTCTGAAGGTTTATCTTCAGGGGCCGCTCCGGGAGGTTCATGGCGAGGTGAAGCCCCTTTTCGGCGGCCTCTTTTTCCACGAGGGGAGCGATGGCCTTGACGACCGTGTTGATGTCCTCGAAACTGAACACGGACTGCCTGCTCTTGCTGAGAAGCTCGAAGTCCCTCACTATGGCTTCCAGCTTTCCCGATTCGCCGATGACGTCCTGGATGTCCTCGCCGAATTTCTCCGGGACCCTCTCCTTCTCGAGCAGCCGCTTGCACGTCCACGCTATGACGGTGGCCGGGTTCCTGACCTTGTCGGCGACGGTCAGTGCCATCAGGCTCATCGTCCTTTCGGCCACCAGGGCCTCGAGCTGCTGGTTCAGCTCCGACAGGTCGGTGTTGATGGAGTCTATCTTTCTCTTGTCCGAATCTATCCGGCTGTAAAGCCCCCTGAAACGCATGTTGATAATGAAGAGGATAACGGCGAAAAACAGCGTGTAGAAACCGATGAACACCGCCACCGCCTTCCTCGCCGAGGCGAGGGGCACGCTTATGGGAATGTATATGAACCGTGCATCGGCCAGCTGGCCGACCTTCATGCCGAAGCCCGCGGTGGAGCCGTATCTCTTAATCAGCTCCGGAGGGGCGTCGGCGGGGTCGCCGTGGCAGTAAAGGCAGCTCTCTTCGAACGGTTCGCCGGGCCTTGCGATTACGTAATATTCGCCGTCCTGCCTCGTCCTGAACCCCTTCCATTCCCTGAGCTTCCTGTCCGCTATGAACGTGTTTATTATTTTGACCTCGAAGTCATCGGCGGCATCCTGAGGGTTCCTGGGATTAAGCGACGCGTTTTTATATACATAGTCGGGGTCCTCCCGGTGTATCCTGCGGGCGATTTCCCCCGCCACGTAAGACCTGGACATGCCCTGCAGGATGAACCTGCCCGGTATCTCCTCGTACAGCACGGGTCTCAGGTCGTGCGCGACGTAGTATTTTATGGCCCCTATGGTGGAGAGGTGGACCCTCCCCATGTTGTAAGCGTCCCTGACGGCGTTTCTCTTCAGGATGACATACGCTCCTCCGGAGACAATCGGCAGGGATACGGCGTAGACGGCCACAAGCATCAGGGCGAACTTCCTTTTTGGACTCAGCTCCTTAAGCATCTTCGCCGCAAAAGGTGTTCTTTCTAAATACTATCACATCCGTTCCGGTTTCCACATGGCGTGCAAAAAACCCCGGAGTT
It includes:
- a CDS encoding DUF3365 domain-containing protein — encoded protein: MLKELSPKRKFALMLVAVYAVSLPIVSGGAYVILKRNAVRDAYNMGRVHLSTIGAIKYYVAHDLRPVLYEEIPGRFILQGMSRSYVAGEIARRIHREDPDYVYKNASLNPRNPQDAADDFEVKIINTFIADRKLREWKGFRTRQDGEYYVIARPGEPFEESCLYCHGDPADAPPELIKRYGSTAGFGMKVGQLADARFIYIPISVPLASARKAVAVFIGFYTLFFAVILFIINMRFRGLYSRIDSDKRKIDSINTDLSELNQQLEALVAERTMSLMALTVADKVRNPATVIAWTCKRLLEKERVPEKFGEDIQDVIGESGKLEAIVRDFELLSKSRQSVFSFEDINTVVKAIAPLVEKEAAEKGLHLAMNLPERPLKINLQKNLLRVAILHVIRNAIDATPEGGTITVTTSGDKDSVVLAVSDTGAGIPKADVEKIFDPFFSTKRLRYGLGLPMVKQIVSEHFGEIEVQSEPGKGTTLRMVFPVRWMERPAA